One window of the Aquila chrysaetos chrysaetos chromosome 8, bAquChr1.4, whole genome shotgun sequence genome contains the following:
- the HDAC5 gene encoding LOW QUALITY PROTEIN: histone deacetylase 5 (The sequence of the model RefSeq protein was modified relative to this genomic sequence to represent the inferred CDS: deleted 1 base in 1 codon) produces MDPQSDAEGGSGREPSLELLSCAQLHATHPTSGAEGPAEARGAAEACGERRGPGLDAAARERQLQRELLALKQQQQLQKQLLFAEFQKQHEHLTRQHEVQLQKHLKQQQEALAARRQQELEQQRQRERQEALEQQQRLEQLHALRTKDKSRESAIASTEVKLKLQEFLLSKTKEPGTGPPNHSLPQHPKCWAHHTSLDQNSPPPNRQPGTPPSYKLPLLGTYDGRDDFPLRKTASEPNLKVRSRLKQKVAERRSSPLLRRKDGTVISTFKKRAIEITVSSVCSSAPGSGPSSPNSSHSAIAENGFTGSVPNIHAEQLLPQHRALTLDGASQLSLYTSPSLPNISLGLQATVTVTNSHLNASPKLSPQAEAERPAVAALRPGAALTGKFLSTSSIPGCLLGVALEGDPSAGPASLLQHVLLLEQARQQSTLIAVPLHGQSPLVTGERAGSVRTVSKLPRHRPLSRTQSSPLPQSPQALPHGSLPHGSLPHGSLPHGTLQHHFLDKQQVQLGKLLPKPGELARQPPTHPEETEEELTEQQSPPPGDGATPGPPLTLVSPDAGDPPERVQDPEGCGVPCEEPGDSGDEVDVPGVPDVTDLGVTYKQVFPEAPVQLYPAPPLGILALSHPALARTQSSPAGAGIKPPAPDGPPKHLFTTGVVYDTFMLKHQCTCGNTNIHPEHAGRIQSIWSRLQETGLLGKCERIRGRKATLEEIQTVHSEHHTLLYGTSPLNRQKLDSKKLLAPISQKTYAVLPCGGIGVDSDTVWNEMHSSSAVRMAVGCLVELAFKVAAGEIKNGFAVIRPPGHHAEESTAMGFCFFNSVAISAKLLQQKLSVGRILIVDWDIHHGNGTQQAFYSDPDVLYISLHRYDDGNFFPGSGAPEEVGSGMGVGYNINIAWTGGVDPPIGDVEYLTAFRTVVMPIANEFSPDVVLVSAGFDAVEGHLSPLGGYSVTAKCFGHLTKQLMMLAGGRVVLALEGGHDLTAICDASEACVSALLGLELEPLDSSLLQQKPNVNAVATLEKVIEIQSKHWGSVKRFAATVGCSLLEAQKGEAEEAETVTAMALLSVGAEQGSADPQPRPAEEPMEAEPML; encoded by the exons GGGCGGAGGGGCCGGCGGAGGCGCGAGGGGCAGCCGAGGCGTGCGGGGAGcgccgggggccggggctggaCGCGGCGGCGCGGGAGCGGCAGCTGCAGCGGGAGCTGTTGGCcctcaagcagcagcagcagctccagaagcagctgctcttCGCCGAGTTCCAGAAGCAACACGAGCACCTCACCCGCCAGCATGAGGTCCAGCTCCAGAAGCACCTCAAG cagcagcaagaagcGCTGGCCGCCCGccggcagcaggagctggagcagcagcggcagcgggAACGGCAGGAggccctggagcagcagcagcgcctGGAGCAGCTCCATGCCCTGCGCACCAAGGACAAGAGCCGTGAGA GTGCCATCGCCAGCACGGAGGTGAAGCTGAAGCTGCAGGAGTTCCTGCTCAGCAAGACGAAGGAGCCGGGCACCGGCCCCCCCAACCAttccctcccccagcaccctAAATGTTG ggctCATCACACCTCGTTGGACCagaattccccccccccaaaccggCAGCCC GGGACACCCCCATCCTACAAACTCCCCCTCCTCGGCACCTACGACGGCCGGGATGATTTCCCGCTTCGCAAAACCG CCTCCGAACCCAACCTGAAAGTGCGCTCGCGGTTAAAACAGAAGGTAGCGGAGAGGAGGAGCAGTCCCCTGCTGCGGAGGAAGGACGGCACCGTCATCAGCACCTTCAAGAAACGAGCCATCGAGATCACGG TGTCCTCGGTGTGCAGCAGTGCCCCGGGCTCCGGGCCCAGCTCCCCCAACAGCTCCCACAGCGCCATCGCCGAGAACGGCTTCACCGGCTCCGTCCCCAACATCCACGCCGAG cagctcctgccccagcaccgAGCCCTCACCCTGGACGGCGCCAGCCAGCTCAGCCTCTACACGTCCCCGTCCCTGCCCAACAtctccctggggctgcaggccACCGTCACCGTCACCAACTCCCACCTCAAC GCGTCCCCCAAGCTGTCACCGCAGGCGGAGGCCGAACGCCCGGCGGTGGCCGCCCTGCGCCCCGGGGCCGCCCTCACCGGCAAATTCCTGAGCACCTCCTCCATCCCGGGCTGCCTGCTGGGGGTGGCCTTGGAAGGGGACCCCTCCGCCGGCCCCGCGTCCCTGCTGCAGCACgtcctgctgctggagcaagCGCGCCAGCAGAGCACCCTCATTGCTG TGCCGCTGCACGGGCAATCGCCGCTGGTGACGGGGGAGCGCGCGGGGAGCGTGCGGACGGTGAGCAAGCTGCCGCGGCACCGGCCCCTGAGCCGCACGCAGTCGTCCCCGCTGCCCCAGAGCCCCCAGGCCCTGCCCCACGGCTCCCTGCCCCACGGCTCCCTGCCCCACGGCTCCCTGCCCCACGGCACTCTCCAGCATCATTTCCTCGACAAGCAGCAGGTTCAACTGGGAAAg ctgctccccaagCCGGGGGAGCTGGCGCGGCAGCCCCCCACCCACCCCGAGGAGACGGAGGAGGAGTTGACGGAGCAGCAGTCGCCCCCCCCGGGTGACGGGGCCACCCCCGGACCCCCCCTCACCCTCGTCTCTCCGGATGCCGGGGACCCCCCGGAGCGGGTACAGGACCCCGAGGGCTGCGGGGTGCCCTGCGAGGAGCCGGGTGACAGCGGGGACGAGGTCGATGTCCCCGGGGTCCCCGACGTCACCGACCTGGGGGTCACGTACAAGCAG gtgttCCCCGAGGCACCGGTGCAGCTGTACCCCGCGCCCCCCCTGGGTATCCTGGCGTTATCCCACCCGGCTCTCGCCCGCACCCAGTCGTCCCCCGCCGGCGCCGGCATCAAGCCCCCCGCACCCGATGGGCCCCCCAAGCACCTCTTTACCACAG GCGTGGTGTACGACACGTTCATGCTGAAGCACCAGTGCACCTGCGGGAACACCAACATCCACCCCGAGCACGCCGGCCGCATCCAGAGCATCTGGTCCCGTCTGCAGGAGACCGGTCTCCTCGGCAAGTGTGAG CGCATCCGGGGCAGGAAGGCGACGCTGGAGGAGATCCAGACGGTGCACTCGGAGCATCACACGCTGCTCTATGGCACCAGCCCCCTCAACCGCCAGAAGCTCGACAGCAAGAAGCTCCTGG CTCCCATCAGCCAAAAGACGTACGCGGTGCTGCCGTGCGGGGGCATCGGG GTGGACAGCGACACAGTGTGGAACGAGATGCACTCGTCCAGCGCCGTGCGCATGGCGGTGGGCTGCCTGGTGGAGCTCGCCTTCAAGGTGGCCGCCGGCGAGATCAAG AACGGCTTCGCCGTCATCCGCCCCCCGGGACACCACGCAGAGGAGTCCACGGCCAT GGGCTTCTGCTTCTTCAACTCGGTGGCCATCTCGGCCAAACTGCTCCAGCAGAAGCTCAGCGTGGGCAGGATCCTCATCGTGGACTGG GACATCCACCATGGGAACGGGACCCAGCAAGCCTTCTACAGCGACCCCGACGTCCTCTACATCTCCCTCCACCGTTACGATGACGGCAACTTCTTCCCAGGCAGCGGGGCACCCGAGGAG GTGGGCAGCGGGATGGGAGTGGGCTACAACATTAACATCGCCTGGACCGGCGGCGTCGACCCCCCCATCGGGGACGTGGAGTATCTCACCGCCTTCAG GACCGTGGTGATGCCCATCGCCAACGAGTTCTCGCCAGACGTGGTGCTGGTCTCGGCCGGCTTCGACGCCGTCGAGGGTCACCTCTCCCCGCTCGGCGGCTACTCCGTCACCGCCAAAT GTTTTGGCCACTTAACGAAGCAGCTGATGATGCTGGCGGGGGGCCGGGTGGTGCTGGCGCTGGAGGGGGGGCACGACCTGACGGCCATCTGTGACGCCTCGGAGGCCTGCGTCTCCGCTCTGCTCGGCCTGGAG CTGGAGCCCCTGGATtcatccctcctgcagcagaagCCAAACGTGAACGCGGTGGCCACCCTGGAGAAGGTCATCGAGATCCAGA